The Sphingomicrobium sp. genome has a window encoding:
- the trpD gene encoding anthranilate phosphoribosyltransferase, with translation MTIALLKTDLPANSQDGVPADVPVPNPLPRLLAGEDLPTEDAEHLFERLVLGRLEPAEIAGMLIALRMKGETAEEMIGAAHALSAAALPFERPDYLFADCCGTGGDSSGIINVSTATAFVAAAAGLPIAKHGNRSVSSRCGSADVLEALGARIELSPESARAVLDETGFCFLFAPAYHPGMKHAALVRRQLSVRTVMNLLGPCINPARPPVQLLGVADPKMLRRISQTLNALGVREALVVHGSGLDEIALHGDTRAIQLSGGEMREIEIRPEDAGVERAPLSAVAGGDPEENAQRLRQLLAGRGSGEENDMTILNAGALLLTAGKAASLRDGAVLARDALLSGAAGKVLGAYVEASRG, from the coding sequence ATGACCATTGCCCTCCTCAAGACCGACCTTCCCGCCAACAGTCAGGACGGCGTCCCGGCCGACGTCCCCGTCCCCAATCCCCTGCCGCGCCTGCTCGCCGGCGAGGACCTGCCGACCGAGGATGCCGAGCATCTGTTCGAACGGCTCGTCCTCGGCCGCCTCGAGCCGGCCGAGATCGCCGGCATGCTCATCGCGCTTCGAATGAAGGGGGAGACGGCCGAGGAGATGATCGGCGCCGCCCATGCCTTGTCGGCCGCGGCGCTGCCGTTCGAGCGGCCCGATTATCTGTTCGCCGACTGCTGCGGCACCGGCGGCGATTCGTCGGGCATCATCAATGTTTCGACCGCAACCGCGTTCGTCGCCGCGGCCGCAGGGCTGCCGATCGCCAAGCACGGCAACCGAAGCGTCAGCTCGCGGTGCGGATCGGCGGACGTGCTTGAAGCGCTCGGGGCCAGGATCGAGCTTTCGCCCGAAAGCGCCCGCGCCGTGCTCGACGAGACCGGCTTCTGCTTCCTGTTCGCGCCGGCCTATCATCCAGGGATGAAGCATGCCGCCTTGGTGCGGCGGCAGCTTTCAGTCCGCACGGTGATGAACCTGCTCGGACCCTGCATCAATCCGGCGCGGCCGCCCGTCCAGCTGCTCGGCGTCGCCGACCCCAAAATGCTCCGCCGCATCTCCCAGACGCTGAACGCGCTCGGCGTGCGCGAAGCGCTGGTCGTCCACGGCTCCGGGCTCGACGAAATCGCGCTTCACGGCGACACCCGCGCGATCCAGCTCTCCGGCGGCGAGATGCGCGAGATCGAGATCCGCCCCGAGGACGCCGGCGTGGAGCGCGCGCCGCTCAGCGCCGTTGCCGGCGGCGACCCGGAAGAGAATGCCCAGCGGCTTCGCCAGCTGCTGGCCGGCCGCGGCAGCGGTGAGGAAAATGACATGACCATCCTCAATGCCGGCGCGCTCCTGCTCACCGCCGGGAAAGCCGCGAGCCTGCGTGACGGCGCGGTCCTCGCCCGCGACGCTTTGTTGTCCGGCGCTGCCGGCAAGGTGCTCGGCGCTTATGTGGAGGCGAGCCGTGGCTGA
- a CDS encoding helix-turn-helix transcriptional regulator, which yields MFAVQASSEDTNSLPEVGGGMPYGGSDDVAARVARLTPGQLDCLRLVDQHMSSKEIAVELGISPHTVDQRIRQSLQILGVERRAQAARLVARTSGPYQRLIHQAPHIPADPQSGQTEAAVSHQIRHADRAGEVGGTGFQTEQRAVSFRPSLQPPFATRSNPRNEMSVGQRLFWVAAIAIGAAFSAGMYLAGLESLARLLGN from the coding sequence ATGTTCGCGGTGCAAGCCTCATCAGAGGATACGAATAGCTTGCCGGAGGTTGGCGGTGGTATGCCTTACGGCGGATCAGACGATGTTGCAGCCCGTGTGGCGCGGCTGACGCCCGGCCAGCTGGACTGCCTGCGCCTTGTCGACCAGCATATGAGTTCCAAGGAAATCGCGGTCGAGCTCGGCATTTCGCCGCACACCGTCGATCAGCGCATCCGCCAGTCGCTACAGATTCTCGGCGTCGAGCGCCGGGCGCAGGCGGCGCGGCTCGTCGCCCGCACCAGCGGCCCATATCAACGGTTGATACATCAAGCGCCGCACATTCCCGCCGATCCGCAATCCGGCCAAACCGAAGCCGCGGTCAGTCATCAGATTCGGCACGCTGACCGTGCAGGGGAGGTCGGGGGAACTGGTTTCCAAACCGAGCAGAGGGCCGTTTCATTCCGGCCTTCCCTGCAACCGCCGTTCGCAACCAGGAGCAACCCGCGGAATGAGATGAGTGTCGGCCAGAGGCTGTTCTGGGTCGCGGCAATCGCGATCGGAGCGGCATTCTCGGCGGGTATGTATCTCGCCGGGCTGGAAAGCCTCGCAAGGCTTCTGGGCAACTAA
- the rlmB gene encoding 23S rRNA (guanosine(2251)-2'-O)-methyltransferase RlmB produces the protein MSRRKRSHQSHGTPSRPRFWGKHAVAAALDNPDRKVLRAWATRETAGFMQFPKDVPLTLAEAPDLARLVPGDAPHQGVVIEVEPLDDVWLDGILSEAPDRAIILVLDQVTDPHNVGAILRSAAAFGAIAIVTQDRHSPPESGVIAKASSGALERVPWVRTVNLARALDEIGEAGFWRIGLAGDANADLREALGPQRVALVLGAEGTGMRPNTREHCDAVARLPITDAIESLNVSNAAAVALYAATVA, from the coding sequence ATGTCGCGCCGCAAGAGATCCCACCAAAGTCACGGCACGCCGAGCCGCCCGCGCTTCTGGGGCAAGCACGCGGTCGCCGCCGCGCTCGACAATCCCGATCGCAAGGTGCTGCGCGCCTGGGCGACGCGGGAGACCGCCGGCTTCATGCAATTTCCAAAGGACGTGCCGCTGACCCTTGCGGAGGCGCCGGACCTCGCCCGGCTCGTGCCCGGCGACGCGCCGCACCAAGGCGTCGTGATCGAAGTCGAGCCGCTGGACGATGTGTGGCTCGACGGCATCCTGTCCGAAGCACCTGACCGCGCGATCATCCTCGTGCTGGACCAGGTCACCGACCCCCACAATGTCGGCGCGATCCTGCGTTCCGCCGCCGCATTCGGCGCGATCGCCATCGTTACCCAAGACCGCCATTCGCCGCCGGAGAGCGGGGTCATCGCGAAAGCTTCGTCCGGCGCTCTCGAGCGCGTGCCGTGGGTGCGGACGGTGAACCTGGCCCGCGCCCTCGACGAGATCGGCGAAGCCGGCTTCTGGCGGATCGGGCTTGCCGGCGACGCGAACGCGGACCTGCGCGAAGCCTTGGGGCCGCAGCGCGTCGCTTTGGTGCTCGGCGCCGAAGGGACGGGAATGCGGCCGAATACGCGGGAGCATTGCGACGCGGTGGCGCGGCTGCCGATCACCGACGCCATCGAGAGCCTCAACGTGTCCAACGCCGCCGCGGTCGCGCTCTACGCCGCGACCGTGGCCTGA
- a CDS encoding DNA-3-methyladenine glycosylase 2 family protein, producing MVRTSSSIRDHVEALAAREPAFARVVERHGIPEPRSSDPGAHTLLRTIVGQQVSVAAARSMWSKLEAAYGAPPDLAAILDASDDDLRLAGISRQKAGYARSLAQLVLSGELDLHALPEDDEEAIALLTRIKGIGRWSAEIYLLFAEGRPDVWPAGDLAVQIEIGRLLELSGKPSEKQLRELAEGWRPYRGAAAILAWHSYNSAVL from the coding sequence ATGGTCCGCACTTCAAGCAGCATTCGCGATCATGTCGAAGCGCTCGCCGCCCGCGAGCCGGCCTTCGCCCGCGTCGTCGAACGGCACGGCATTCCGGAGCCGCGGAGCAGCGACCCGGGGGCTCACACCTTGCTGCGGACGATCGTCGGCCAGCAGGTCAGCGTCGCCGCCGCGCGGTCGATGTGGTCGAAGCTGGAGGCCGCTTACGGCGCGCCGCCGGACCTCGCCGCGATTCTCGATGCGAGCGACGACGACCTTCGGCTTGCGGGCATTTCGCGGCAGAAAGCAGGATATGCCCGGAGCCTTGCCCAGCTCGTGCTCAGCGGCGAGCTCGACCTTCATGCCCTGCCCGAGGACGACGAAGAAGCGATAGCGCTGCTGACCCGGATCAAGGGGATCGGCCGCTGGTCGGCGGAAATCTATTTGCTGTTCGCGGAAGGGCGGCCGGATGTGTGGCCGGCGGGCGACCTCGCCGTGCAGATCGAGATTGGGCGGCTGTTGGAGTTGTCCGGCAAGCCGAGCGAGAAGCAGTTGCGCGAGCTTGCGGAGGGCTGGCGGCCCTATCGCGGCGCGGCCGCGATCCTGGCCTGGCACAGCTATAATTCGGCAGTGCTCTGA
- a CDS encoding pirin family protein gives MIDIRKFDTLGHADHGWLNARHHFSFASYHDPKRVSWGRIRVWNDDQIAAKSGFPPHPHRDMEIVTYVRTGAITHQDSMGNKGRTGAGDVQVMSAGTGVVHAEYNLEDERTTLFQIWIETDRPSAPPSWGAKPFPKDSREGAFQLLASGDPDDGALTINADARVLGATVKAGESIAIDAAPDRHLYLVPSGRVRVNGVEAGPRDGVAITGEEHVRIEADDDAELVLVDAR, from the coding sequence ATGATCGACATCCGCAAATTCGACACGCTCGGCCACGCCGATCACGGCTGGCTCAACGCCCGCCACCATTTCTCCTTCGCGAGCTATCACGACCCCAAGCGCGTGAGCTGGGGGCGCATTCGCGTTTGGAACGACGACCAGATCGCAGCCAAGAGCGGCTTTCCGCCCCATCCGCACCGCGACATGGAAATCGTCACCTATGTCCGCACGGGCGCAATCACTCACCAGGATTCGATGGGCAACAAGGGCCGTACTGGCGCTGGCGACGTGCAGGTGATGAGCGCCGGCACCGGTGTGGTGCATGCCGAATATAATCTCGAGGACGAGCGGACGACCTTGTTCCAGATTTGGATCGAGACTGACCGTCCGTCGGCGCCGCCGAGCTGGGGCGCGAAGCCCTTCCCGAAGGACAGCCGCGAAGGCGCGTTCCAGCTGCTTGCGAGCGGCGATCCCGACGATGGCGCGCTGACCATCAACGCCGACGCCCGGGTGCTCGGCGCGACCGTGAAGGCCGGGGAGAGCATCGCCATCGATGCGGCCCCGGACCGCCACCTCTATCTCGTGCCGAGCGGCCGGGTGCGGGTGAACGGCGTCGAGGCCGGCCCCCGCGATGGCGTCGCAATCACCGGCGAAGAGCATGTCCGCATCGAGGCCGACGATGACGCGGAGCTGGTGCTGGTCGACGCCCGCTGA
- the creD gene encoding cell envelope integrity protein CreD produces the protein MIRFDGERSAGFKLALTIIVGLVLTIPLFSVWLLVYDRQSQQEQAQSSITAGWGGPQAIAGPVLVIPYRTTASQTVVENGASVTRTSEVAKELTLAPEVVNVATDLRPDVRRRSIYEAVVYAASVSGHARFRLPQDLARSGVDLARMDLSRAELRFSLSDPRGLGENPKVSAAGKALSMLPGSGSGGGRGFFAWLDATGLQAQPLSVNFSYGLRGNAAISLAPQAGDTRWLVKSSWPSPSFGGDFLPQSRSVTDKGFEAGYRVGNLALGRSLVSTGDAGAPGIAERIPPPSRTTPAVETTGPAGDIGPVQTASISLIQPVDVYSQVNRATKYGFLFIGFTFLALLMFDVIGGARVSAVEYLLMGAALILFFVLLLALAEVIGFTPAYLIASAAIAGLNTAYSAAVLGSWRRAAMIGGLLFGLYAVLYVLLSLEAYSLLIGSLLLFAALAGVMYATRRIDWGAARSERAVA, from the coding sequence GTGATCAGATTTGATGGAGAGCGGAGCGCCGGGTTCAAGCTCGCACTGACGATCATCGTCGGACTGGTGCTCACCATCCCGCTCTTTTCGGTCTGGCTGCTCGTTTACGACCGCCAGTCGCAGCAGGAGCAGGCGCAAAGCTCGATCACCGCAGGCTGGGGCGGGCCGCAGGCGATCGCCGGACCCGTTCTCGTCATCCCGTACCGCACCACCGCGAGTCAAACGGTCGTCGAGAATGGCGCCAGCGTGACGCGGACCAGCGAGGTAGCCAAGGAGCTGACGCTTGCGCCCGAAGTGGTGAACGTCGCGACCGACCTTCGCCCGGACGTCCGCCGGCGGTCCATCTATGAGGCGGTGGTCTATGCGGCGTCGGTCAGCGGGCATGCGCGCTTCCGCCTGCCGCAGGACCTTGCCCGCAGCGGCGTCGATCTGGCGCGGATGGACCTCAGCCGCGCCGAGCTCCGCTTCTCGCTCAGCGATCCGCGCGGCCTCGGCGAGAACCCGAAGGTCTCCGCGGCCGGCAAAGCGCTCAGCATGCTTCCGGGGAGCGGCAGCGGGGGCGGCCGCGGCTTCTTCGCCTGGCTCGATGCAACGGGGCTTCAGGCGCAGCCGCTGTCGGTCAATTTCAGCTACGGCCTCCGCGGCAATGCGGCGATCAGCCTCGCGCCGCAGGCCGGGGATACGCGCTGGCTGGTCAAGTCGTCCTGGCCGAGCCCGAGTTTTGGCGGCGACTTCCTGCCGCAGAGCCGGTCGGTGACGGACAAGGGCTTCGAGGCGGGCTACCGGGTCGGCAACCTCGCGCTCGGAAGGTCGCTCGTCAGCACCGGCGATGCCGGCGCGCCCGGCATTGCCGAGCGCATTCCGCCGCCGTCGCGCACTACTCCGGCTGTTGAGACGACGGGGCCGGCCGGGGACATCGGCCCGGTGCAGACCGCCTCGATCAGCCTGATCCAGCCGGTCGACGTCTATTCGCAGGTCAACCGCGCGACCAAATATGGCTTCCTGTTCATCGGCTTCACCTTCCTTGCGCTGCTGATGTTCGACGTGATCGGCGGCGCCCGCGTGTCGGCGGTCGAATATCTGCTGATGGGCGCCGCGCTCATCCTCTTCTTCGTGCTGCTGCTCGCGCTTGCCGAAGTGATCGGCTTCACGCCCGCTTATTTGATCGCTTCGGCCGCCATCGCCGGGCTCAATACCGCTTATTCGGCCGCGGTGCTGGGCAGTTGGCGGCGGGCGGCGATGATCGGCGGGTTGCTGTTCGGCCTTTATGCCGTGCTTTACGTCCTGCTCAGCCTCGAAGCCTATTCCTTGCTGATCGGATCGCTGCTGCTGTTCGCGGCGCTTGCTGGGGTCATGTACGCGACGCGTCGGATCGACTGGGGAGCGGCCAGAAGCGAGCGCGCTGTGGCGTGA
- a CDS encoding TIGR00730 family Rossman fold protein, translating into MNDQPLPPKRIFPSSKVDAISAEHVPSIPQTESSAYKLAFQDTDFLLREDLRPVRFQLELLKPELLLNEANIASTFVFYGSARIPEPAAADALIAAATNPQQRAIAESLKAKSHYYDVARELARLASRYGADEQGQRHFVVCSGGGPSIMEAANRGADDEGAESIGLNIVLAHEQMPNRYLTPDLSFQFHYFALRKMHFLLRARAVAVFPGGFGTFDEMFELLTLVQTGKVRPLPILLFGRDYWNRVVNLEAMVEEGVIAPHDLDLIHWSEDPHEAWDFVKRFYAENPAPARQQSAPPE; encoded by the coding sequence ATGAACGATCAGCCGCTACCCCCCAAACGCATTTTCCCCTCGTCCAAGGTCGACGCCATTTCGGCCGAACATGTGCCGTCGATTCCCCAGACCGAAAGCTCGGCCTACAAGCTGGCTTTCCAGGATACCGACTTCCTGCTTCGGGAGGACCTGCGCCCTGTCCGCTTCCAGCTCGAGCTCTTAAAGCCCGAGCTGCTGCTCAACGAGGCGAACATCGCCTCGACCTTCGTCTTCTACGGCTCAGCGCGAATCCCGGAGCCCGCGGCGGCCGACGCGCTGATCGCCGCCGCGACCAATCCGCAGCAGCGGGCGATCGCCGAGAGCTTGAAGGCGAAGTCGCATTATTATGACGTCGCGCGCGAGCTTGCGCGGCTCGCCAGCCGCTACGGCGCGGACGAACAGGGGCAGCGCCACTTCGTGGTCTGCTCGGGCGGCGGTCCGTCGATCATGGAGGCGGCCAACCGCGGCGCCGATGACGAGGGCGCCGAATCGATCGGCCTCAACATCGTGCTCGCGCACGAGCAAATGCCGAACCGCTATCTGACCCCCGACCTGAGCTTTCAGTTCCACTATTTTGCGCTTCGGAAGATGCACTTCCTGCTGCGCGCGCGAGCGGTCGCGGTGTTCCCGGGCGGCTTCGGGACATTCGACGAGATGTTCGAGCTTCTGACCCTGGTGCAGACGGGCAAGGTGCGGCCGCTACCGATCCTGCTGTTCGGCCGCGATTATTGGAACCGCGTGGTCAATCTGGAAGCGATGGTCGAGGAAGGCGTGATCGCGCCGCACGACCTCGACCTCATCCACTGGAGCGAGGATCCGCACGAGGCCTGGGACTTCGTGAAACGCTTCTATGCCGAAAATCCGGCCCCGGCGCGGCAGCAGAGCGCCCCGCCCGAATAA
- a CDS encoding cytochrome c family protein: protein MDDRFNTIAGWVLFAGIVALGSSIVAGEYFHSGRPEKMGYPIEGVVEEGEGGGAAEQPIEFYLAQADPAKGEQVFNKCTACHNANKGGANQLGPNLWGVIGEEIGKGHGFAFSPALSGKGGTWDWKTMDAWLNSPKAFAPGTKMTFAGLSNPQDRANVIAFLNAHSDAPKPLPAAPAAGAPAAADAAAQPAAAGKAPGAGTNDGAQKAETEPTPPAAASGKLPQTSGGEGDGMKKTGDTNR, encoded by the coding sequence ATGGACGATCGCTTCAACACCATCGCCGGCTGGGTGCTGTTCGCGGGGATCGTCGCGCTCGGCTCGTCAATCGTCGCCGGCGAATATTTCCACAGCGGCCGTCCGGAAAAGATGGGTTATCCGATCGAGGGCGTGGTCGAGGAAGGCGAAGGCGGCGGCGCCGCCGAGCAGCCGATTGAATTCTACCTGGCCCAGGCCGATCCCGCCAAGGGCGAACAGGTCTTCAACAAGTGCACCGCCTGCCACAACGCCAACAAGGGCGGCGCCAACCAGCTTGGCCCGAACCTCTGGGGCGTGATTGGCGAAGAGATCGGCAAGGGCCACGGCTTCGCCTTTTCGCCCGCGCTGTCCGGCAAGGGCGGCACCTGGGACTGGAAGACGATGGACGCGTGGCTGAACAGCCCCAAGGCCTTCGCACCGGGCACCAAGATGACCTTTGCCGGCCTCAGCAACCCGCAGGATCGTGCGAACGTCATCGCCTTCCTGAACGCGCACAGCGATGCGCCGAAGCCGCTTCCTGCCGCACCGGCGGCGGGAGCGCCTGCAGCCGCGGATGCCGCGGCGCAGCCCGCTGCTGCCGGCAAGGCGCCCGGCGCCGGGACCAACGACGGCGCGCAAAAGGCCGAGACCGAGCCGACGCCGCCCGCCGCCGCCTCGGGCAAGCTTCCGCAGACCAGCGGCGGCGAAGGCGACGGCATGAAGAAGACCGGCGACACGAACCGCTAA
- a CDS encoding A/G-specific adenine glycosylase: MTANASTRLIQHYVDKSRVLPWRSPPGAPPPEPYRVWLSEVMLQQTTVATVTPRFARFIERWPTVEALAAAADEEVLSEWAGLGYYARARNLIACAREVVRRGGFPTTAAELRTLPGIGAYTSAAIAAIAFGEAAPAVDTNVERVLARVHGLAEPKRSEIEQHLLRLMDGQRPGDVVQAQMDLGAGLCRPRQPRCGACPLREDCAALASGEPEAFPAPRKRKVRPHRYGTAWWIERDGHVWLVRRPAKGLLGGMAALPGTEWTETAPSAGRPAASVRHIFTHFSLDLAIEPRCAPIGDGWWQPIGMLSEAGLPTLYARAAQLMSEARLAA; this comes from the coding sequence GTGACCGCCAACGCCTCGACCCGCCTGATCCAACATTATGTGGATAAGTCGCGGGTGCTGCCATGGCGTTCGCCGCCGGGAGCGCCGCCGCCCGAGCCGTATCGCGTCTGGCTCAGCGAAGTCATGCTTCAGCAGACGACCGTGGCAACGGTGACCCCGCGATTCGCGCGCTTCATCGAGCGATGGCCAACGGTCGAGGCGCTAGCGGCCGCCGCCGATGAAGAGGTGCTGAGTGAGTGGGCGGGGCTCGGCTATTATGCCCGGGCCCGCAACTTGATCGCCTGCGCCCGCGAGGTCGTGCGGCGCGGCGGCTTCCCCACAACGGCTGCGGAACTTCGCACCTTGCCGGGGATCGGCGCCTATACGTCGGCCGCCATCGCGGCGATCGCGTTCGGCGAGGCTGCGCCGGCCGTCGATACCAATGTCGAGCGGGTGCTGGCGCGGGTCCACGGCCTTGCCGAGCCGAAGCGGAGCGAAATCGAGCAGCATCTGCTGCGGCTCATGGACGGGCAGCGCCCCGGCGACGTCGTCCAGGCGCAGATGGACCTGGGCGCCGGCCTGTGCCGGCCGCGGCAGCCGCGCTGCGGCGCCTGTCCGCTGCGCGAGGACTGCGCCGCCCTCGCAAGCGGCGAGCCCGAAGCGTTCCCCGCGCCGCGCAAACGCAAGGTCCGGCCTCACCGCTATGGCACCGCCTGGTGGATCGAGCGCGACGGTCATGTCTGGCTGGTCCGCCGCCCGGCCAAAGGCCTGCTCGGCGGCATGGCGGCCCTGCCCGGCACCGAGTGGACCGAAACGGCGCCGTCCGCCGGCCGGCCAGCCGCGAGCGTCCGCCATATCTTCACTCATTTCAGCCTCGACCTCGCGATCGAGCCGCGCTGCGCGCCCATCGGCGACGGCTGGTGGCAGCCGATCGGCATGCTTTCCGAGGCCGGGCTTCCGACCCTTTACGCCAGGGCGGCGCAGTTGATGAGCGAGGCGCGGCTGGCCGCTTGA
- a CDS encoding DUF721 domain-containing protein yields MAAMACSAAMAKGKSDKPEAERSCRPRSAGELVGAIGDPSFRRFGFVQSSIVSRWPEIVGERYSKVSSPESIRFPAGKKSGGVLTLLVEGAHAPLVQHLAPMIIERVNRFFGHPAIDRIVFRQGKAPSPAPPPARPQLAPVPKELGQGLREIADPELRACLESLAGRIAASSGPPALDEGAKPIPVIKGAK; encoded by the coding sequence ATGGCGGCTATGGCATGCTCCGCCGCCATGGCGAAGGGGAAGAGCGACAAACCGGAGGCGGAGCGCAGCTGCCGCCCGCGCAGTGCGGGCGAGCTGGTCGGCGCGATCGGCGATCCGTCGTTCCGCCGCTTCGGCTTCGTCCAGAGCTCGATCGTCAGCCGCTGGCCGGAAATCGTCGGGGAGCGCTATTCCAAGGTCTCGTCGCCCGAATCGATCCGCTTCCCGGCGGGGAAGAAGTCTGGCGGAGTCCTGACCCTGCTGGTCGAAGGCGCGCATGCGCCGCTGGTCCAGCATCTCGCGCCGATGATCATCGAGAGGGTCAACCGCTTCTTCGGCCATCCGGCGATCGACCGCATCGTCTTCCGCCAGGGCAAGGCGCCGAGCCCGGCGCCTCCGCCGGCCCGGCCGCAGCTCGCTCCCGTGCCCAAGGAGCTCGGCCAGGGGCTTCGCGAGATCGCCGATCCGGAGCTTCGGGCATGTCTGGAGTCGCTTGCGGGGCGAATCGCCGCTAGCAGTGGCCCGCCCGCGCTCGATGAGGGCGCCAAACCCATTCCCGTCATCAAGGGAGCGAAGTGA
- a CDS encoding thioredoxin domain-containing protein, with translation MNPRVFLACAAAALALAGCNKDKGQASGSAAPESDVKITMASPPPGGTWADVANATTDGIMMGNPNAKVKLVEIGSLFCPVCKRFEEEGVPTLINKYVKSGDVSWEFRPYLIHGAVDMAANLVARCNGPKTFFPLSQALYADQEKLLSAVQGAPQEKVTQIQNLPTNQVFVEMAKLMGLQDWAAARGVPVAKSNQCLSNEQMINREVEITSNVNSQYPEFKGTPSFILNGSLLPETSNWATLQPKLDAALK, from the coding sequence ATGAACCCCCGTGTTTTCCTCGCCTGCGCCGCGGCCGCGCTGGCGCTTGCCGGCTGCAACAAGGACAAGGGTCAGGCAAGCGGCTCGGCCGCGCCCGAAAGCGACGTGAAGATCACCATGGCCAGCCCGCCGCCGGGCGGCACCTGGGCCGATGTCGCCAACGCCACGACCGACGGCATCATGATGGGCAACCCCAACGCCAAGGTGAAGCTGGTCGAGATCGGCTCCCTGTTCTGCCCGGTCTGCAAGCGCTTCGAGGAAGAAGGCGTCCCGACGCTCATCAACAAATATGTGAAGAGCGGCGACGTCAGCTGGGAATTCCGCCCGTACCTGATCCACGGCGCGGTCGACATGGCGGCGAACCTCGTTGCCCGCTGCAACGGCCCGAAGACCTTCTTCCCGCTGTCGCAGGCGCTTTATGCCGACCAGGAAAAGCTGCTGTCTGCCGTCCAGGGTGCGCCGCAGGAGAAGGTGACGCAGATCCAGAACCTGCCGACCAACCAGGTGTTCGTCGAAATGGCGAAGCTGATGGGGCTGCAGGACTGGGCCGCCGCGCGCGGCGTTCCGGTGGCCAAGAGCAACCAGTGCCTGAGCAACGAACAGATGATCAACCGCGAGGTCGAGATCACGTCGAACGTCAACAGCCAGTATCCGGAGTTCAAGGGCACGCCGTCGTTCATCCTCAACGGCAGCTTGCTTCCCGAAACATCGAACTGGGCGACGCTTCAGCCGAAGCTGGATGCCGCGCTGAAATGA
- a CDS encoding thioredoxin domain-containing protein → MIRAAAVAVAALALVPMGTAAVAAPSKAAAARDWSRTVAVTGAGGVRMGNPAARVKLIEYASLACPHCRHFHETGFDPLVQRYVRSGKVSYEYRNLLINGPDVSMAVLAHCAPTGQFFAFADRVYATQPQWQKRVQDASQSRGAELEAMTDQQRVLRYAQLGGFAQIAARFGVSPVRARQCLSDPKRVERLLAVVEKASEFGINRTPTFVINGKVSGAATWEDLEPQLKNALGGRG, encoded by the coding sequence ATGATCAGGGCAGCCGCTGTTGCTGTAGCTGCACTGGCGTTGGTGCCGATGGGCACGGCGGCGGTTGCGGCTCCGTCTAAGGCAGCCGCCGCTCGCGATTGGTCGCGGACGGTGGCCGTCACCGGCGCCGGCGGGGTGCGCATGGGCAATCCCGCGGCGCGCGTGAAGCTGATCGAATATGCTTCGCTCGCCTGCCCCCACTGCCGCCATTTTCACGAGACCGGGTTCGATCCGCTGGTCCAGCGCTACGTGCGCTCGGGCAAGGTCAGCTACGAATATCGCAACCTGCTGATCAACGGGCCGGACGTGTCGATGGCGGTGCTCGCCCATTGCGCGCCGACGGGGCAGTTCTTCGCCTTCGCGGACCGCGTCTATGCGACGCAGCCGCAGTGGCAGAAGCGCGTGCAGGACGCGAGCCAGAGCCGTGGGGCCGAGCTCGAGGCGATGACCGACCAGCAGCGCGTCCTTCGCTACGCGCAGCTCGGCGGCTTCGCCCAGATCGCTGCGCGCTTCGGCGTTTCGCCCGTGCGCGCACGCCAGTGCCTGTCCGATCCCAAGCGCGTCGAGCGGTTGCTCGCCGTTGTCGAAAAGGCCTCTGAATTCGGGATCAACCGGACGCCGACGTTCGTCATCAACGGCAAGGTCAGCGGCGCGGCGACGTGGGAAGACCTGGAGCCGCAGCTCAAGAACGCGCTCGGCGGGCGCGGCTAG